AAAATCATCTCATTCATTGAATCATGATCTACCTGGCGTAAAAAAACTAGAAAGTTTATCAGATTCAAATAcgatatcaaaaaatgtctatCGTACTTTCGccgaaaatttatataacttGGAAAGTACtaaagattatttaaattcgctGTTTACGACTCGTGCTGATGTTGAAAAACTTGTCGGCACCATTAATAATCTCAAGGAACAACAAGATATCgacagaaaaataattcatgcacgagagtataaaaaatttcttaataaaaaaattaattaattatttaacataaataattagtgactttttttttagttctgaaaTAATTCGACTGGCATctgaattaaatgaaataaaagagCAACTgagtatagaaaaaatatcaagCTCTTTATCTCCAATTGTGAAACATGATTACGGCAATTCAAAGAATAAAAAGTTTGATAGAAGTAAACGTTGCACTATCGAGTCTGCTGAGTTTGAATCGAGTCATAAACCAAAAGATATTAAAGTTGAACGGAAACCAATGAAACATAAaacgtaaatatttttttacttacagtAAATGTTTAGTAAttgacattttaattttttaaaaattgataatagtTCAAGGCGATTGGAGCCAGTGTGGGAATTGAGTGAAAACGAACTGTCAAGTGCGAGTGATAAATCAGAAAGAGAATTATATAATGAAGATATATCAAAAAAGACGGaaattgaatatattataGATTCAGAAGTGAGCTCTGATGGTgaagacatatatttattaaataatttgggTTCTTATCATCGGAAAACGATCGGTACCAtgtcaaataattgattacaTTAATgggttatttaaatttattaccatattaataaatatatttattacaaatttatcagttattaaatacttgattacaattataattaaagtataaAGGGTTTactgaaaagtaaaaatatgagctTGGAATTTTGATATTAGGTCgcgaattataattttctattttccaatTCGATgacacgggaaaaaaaaattttttaaaagtggaattttatatctcggcaatggctcattgtacaTATAAGTTCGGGAtatattttgtagaaaattgaacgatctacaaaaaagtcttatcattttttgataaattcatctgttcaaaagttattggagcttgaagtcaaattttcagtaaatttcaaaatcttctTACTTTTGCGGTGAAAATATTAGACACCACAAAATTTCacaggatcttttttgtagacaattttattccctaaaaattatctctgataaagtttttcaaaattccgcattgttttctagttatttttattttaatgtcaagctcctGAAATTGATCAGagcactattttttttaagagtttgacattaaaatagaaataactagaaaacaatgcggaatttcggGAAACTTTATCCGAggtaatttgtagggaataaaattttctacaaaaaagatcctgtgatattttgtgataaatctgatattttcgccggaaaaggaacaagatattgaaaattactacAAAGGCAGTGGGGGTTGAGTGAAAACGAACTGTCAAGTGCTGCAAGTGataaatcagaaaaaaattatatagtgAAGATATATTAGAAATTGAATATATCATAGATTCCGAAGTGAGCTCTGATGGTgaagacatatatttattaaataatttgggTTCTTCCTTGTCGAATAATAGaaacaattaattacattaatgggttatttaaatttattatcatattaataaatatatttattacaaataattatttatgttattgaatacttgattataattatatttaaagtataaagggtatatactttttaaaacgtcagtttattaataattaattaataaataaatatcgttatttatataatgaaagatgattattatatttaaaatatcaactgatatcaataaaagataaaaatataaacttcaATTAGTAGATAATTATCTTGCTGGGCAAGGATGTTTCAGTCTGATAGATTATGACTTAAAGTAATTCCTGATTGCCTTacgtcattaattattattttaatttttttttctttttttattttgattacaaAGTCAA
This sequence is a window from Microplitis mediator isolate UGA2020A chromosome 3, iyMicMedi2.1, whole genome shotgun sequence. Protein-coding genes within it:
- the LOC130664652 gene encoding uncharacterized protein LOC130664652; this translates as MPRVKFGQNQVDLQNEIINLKRQLTITLDENHLLKVKIRRLENEIRKKDKYIDYFFIKNREQSFDNRRIIYEKTSNAIQKLKKENDDLKEMILKRDIEDQKREYDIKRMLLYGQTDKTYRKPSRKSSHSLNHDLPGVKKLESLSDSNTISKNVYRTFAENLYNLESTKDYLNSLFTTRADVEKLVGTINNLKEQQDIDRKIIHARDSEIIRLASELNEIKEQLSIEKISSSLSPIVKHDYGNSKNKKFDRSKRCTIESAEFESSHKPKDIKVERKPMKHKTSRRLEPVWELSENELSSASDKSERELYNEDISKKTEIEYIIDSEVSSDGEDIYLLNNLGSYHRKTIGTMSNN